A segment of the Amblyomma americanum isolate KBUSLIRL-KWMA chromosome 6, ASM5285725v1, whole genome shotgun sequence genome:
TATCTTGCATAGGTTACAGCTAAACCTCAATATATAGAACCTGAATATAACGAATTTCACTGCGCAACAAAGTTTGATTTTAGTTTTTAGTTTCCACTGAAGTCCATGTATTTTTTCCCTCGATTTAACGAAGCAGTTTTATGCCGAAAAGATAATTTGGGCAAATTTCATCACTTTGTAAACttaaaaatgtaatttttctTAAAACGTGAAGGTTGCTACTGCTACCATCGAACAagcattggcagcagcagcaacctacAAGTGCCACAAAATGCGAACACTCCTGAgctgtcgagcgccctaaacaacgaagcctgccgcggtggctcagtggttaagacgctcCACTGCTGGTACCAAGGACATTGCGGCTGCATTTCGGTGGAGCCAAAACAAGGCGCCAatgtactgtgtgacgtcagtgcatgttcaaGAGCCCCCCAGGTGGTGGTAatttccacagccctccactacggcatctttcgtATCCGatgtcactttgggacattaaacccctcaAACCAAACAGCACCATCACACCGTCCCATGAAGGGCACACAGTCGATGGTCGCCATATCGCTTCCGTCAAGCGCACACGCACAGTAAACTACACTGAGCACAAAGCAAGCCAAACGAGCCGCACTCTATTTAATGAACCTCCGGCCAACTCATCCCTCTCATCAGCCCGTGAGGGCAGATGATTGGTCGCAAGGTTTCTTCACGCAAGTAATGAACTTTGCAGCGCCGCTAGGTTTCGTATTCAGTGAAGGAACTCGCTGTGTGGCAATCACTGTAAGAACGCGTGAAGCTCGTGATCAGTTTTTAGTGGCGGCATTTACCTTCAACTATCATTCAAGATATTCGCATTCTGTTGAGAAATTATTTCAAGTTAAATGGTAATATAAATGCACGATGTCATGGGGAGCACCTCGGCACCCCAGAAAATTTAGACTAAACCTATATAGAGAGATAGTTGATTTAGAGGTAATGAAGCATCACTGAACTGCTCTCGCCGCAAGTTATGCTAGCGTTTCTTCTAAAATAGCTTGTATTATCTTCAAAAACGCCCGTcgcttatggtttatggaggtttaacgtcacaaagtgacccaggttatgagggacgccgtagtgaggggctccaaaaattttgaccacctggcatttttcaacatgcactgacatcgcacagaacacgggcctctagaattttgcctccaccaaaattcgatcgccgcagccgggatcgaaccgacatctttcgggtaagcagccaagcgccagaaccactgagccaccgcagcggctcacgAATGCATGTGGGCAAATAATGCACCACTGAAAGACTAAAACCTTGACGCAATGGAGTTCACGATATAACAGTTTTTTCTGAAAAGAACTATTTTGTTATACCAAGGTTTAACTCTAATTTGTACGGCTGTAACGGCATGGCTTGTAGCATGGTGAGCTCCTCTAAATATTGGCAGGCAAACTTGACTTTTCAAATCATACCTGCAGCATAGCTGCAAAAGAGGAGATGGTTTATGTGGgaccaaaaaaaggaaattacaCAACTGAATTGGAACATTTCCCTGTGGACACACTACAAAACATTCCAATCCCTACCTCGTTGCCTGCTTCCAAACCTCGTCACTAGTAATGATTAATAGACAGTTCGATACAAAAACAAATGTTGCATGCCCACTGGAGTTAACCGAACTTTCCTTAAAGAAATTTTCTGAATGTCCTCTTAAATTGCACAAGAATGTGTTTACTATATTCGTCGAAAGCAATTGCAGTGCATGCCAGTTCATCAGCCTTGTATTGATgataatgaaaacaaaagcaaattaCCGTGTATTTTCACTCACCAGAAAACTGATATTGCACAGATATTTACCGCCGCAGGTCACAGCACTTCTGCGCTAAATACCGCACGACCTTCTTGTGCCGCTTTGAAAGCTCCTTGGCAGAGCACCCTTTCAGCATCAAATGGTACCGGAAAGAATCTGCAAAGTTTGGACAATGAGTAATGTCAGTGTGTTtataaacaaataataaaatattttgaaaacaacctttatcattctttttcttgcTGGTTCAGCCAGCGAATGGGTAAGATGACTTAAAACACGAGctcaggtcatgtgaggcatacaGAAACTGCAGCAATGTCACTGCTTTCTTCCGTTTATTTCGTGCCACCTCTTACGCAAGCCTACACAAAGCTGAATTGACAAAACAATTAATAAGCAAAGAGATCCGCAGTTTCAGTACACCTCGCTAGATATCTGCTCACCTTCGTCATTAGCTACCTCTGAGCTGCTGAAGACAAAATGAGCcaattttcggacatgcttgattattaaGACTTTTCtgcggcaccgcgacatggcctATAGAGCCAATGTACAAGAGTGCCTGAACGTTCAGACGCACCGCAACTGATTGCTTAATTTTTCGGACCTCATTCGCACTGGCCGCCAATACTGAAGCTGCCATACACTGTGTGGAACCATACAGTGGAGCCTCATTAATTCATAACTGCAAGAatgatcgaaaacttgatcaaacaaaacgaaattcaagcttgaAGTGAGCCTCTTACTTGCGATGCTGAAGTTCTTCGCAAGTCAGCACATTGCacccgcgtggtttcgaatttGTACTGTTCTCGAATGTCTTCCGCCACAAGGACTTGAACAGTATTCAGAGTTCAaggaactcatctgtgccgagtctttcgtcTCGAATACGAGAAGAGGTAGAAGCGAAGCGGCGTGGGAGGCGTACGGCTTCCTGGACGGCGAGCGCAGAAGGAAATTGTGGTGCATTTTAAAGCGATGTCAGCGTACCCGCGTCAAAACGCACCACAAACCTGGGTTTCCTATcataaaaccgtaaacaactggcgttttgatgacaggcaagacgccaCTCATTATACGCAAACCACCGCAGAGAGCATATCGCTGGATACAAAGCCGATTTTGGCtccagtcgctaggcctaattacGAGGCCAATGCTGACGGAGCAcctgcttcggctgtttctcgattgttattgtttcgccatcttatTGTTATTGCTTCACCACGTTCTCGTTCCGGGCCCATCGTATTgcgggcgcagcgcagttcccacAGCACCATGTTTGCTTTGTCGTTTAAGCTTTGTCCCAACCGTgcattcatcggcgacatgccgagggcagcagaGCCAGGCCGAGCACGTGAAAGCGGTCACCGCCGTTGTCTGTGCACGTCacgcggcgaaatttagtcatgaggagctttataatgtgtgcaatacaactgacccctTTCTCCGGCTTATTGGTAATAAGTTCATACGTTTTTCAGTAAAATTTCATTGTGCGAACTTTCTTATTTTTCAGTCTTTTAGTGGTCCCTAGAGAGTCCAAAAATTCGGTCGTCAACTGTAACTGGCACCAGCAAATTCTACGCCATGACTCTGAAAAGGTGGCAGCAAGTGGCACAGGCACAGTTGACTAAAGATCAATGAGAGAGGGGGCTTCTGTCCTCTACTAAGTGTAACACCCGATTCACAGGAGTGATTAACTATTCCAGAAGCTGGTTGCGTATTATGCGATTTGATGTCATTGCTCTGTGTGAATTATACCTGAACCATGGACAGCGCATGTTGAAAAACATACATTTCTCTAGTTTTAGCAGCTGTCTACTCAGCTTTTAAATACAGCAACATCACATTTTCTTGTTACCGGGGTGCTTGTGTGTCAACTTTTCGGTGCATCTTTGTTGTTTTCTATGGCGCTGCCATGTTCATTTCGGGACACGTTAATCTAAAATGGGGCAGCCGACGATACTGATATTTCCTTGTACCGGTTGAACAACACACACCCTTCAGTAACTGCTGTGACAGGAATGCAAACAGAATGCGTTTAGTCCCCCAGTATATTTTTACAGCAGATAGAATCAGTATAACACAAAATATCTTGCTACCATCATGAGCCAACGTAATATAAACTGCAAGGAACTATACGTCATATCTTTACGACCTCTATTTTGACCTCTCAAACCACCTCCCTCGCAAGAAGCTTGGAAAGCAGCGGCTGCAACAGCTGCCGCCTGATCGCATAGCCCACTGCGCATTTTTCAGCTGCCACTAGACGAGCAGAGCATCACTCAAAAGACTTtcatatacagtaaaagctcgttaattcgaactttacGGGACCGGGAAAAGAGTTTGTATTATCATATGTTCGAAtaacgaatggcctcgaaaaaactgacaagactCATTGCATTATGGTAGTaaacgtaccgtatttactcgtgtaacgAACTCACTCGCATAACGAACCAACCCACCCTGATTGTTTcctaaaaatgtgaaaaaaaacgtCAATCGTTTACAATTCCCTCTGTTTCGCACCGTCATGATCCACAACGCATTTTTTTGGCAATGCGTCAGGATGCTGCGCAGAGATAACATCccggtgtgtttaccttttgacatTAGCTCTAGCAAAGGGAAGAAGCgaactttgcagagtgccagcggttgtccggttgtgcaagcctcATTTTCAATACATTCGCCTTAAGGGTGACCCGTTGAAGCGAACTTGCACTGCGGATTTTGAGCGGCGCGGCGGAACGCCGACGcaccgccgccgtgcagcaccacaagcggcggaaaatgGCCGGCTGCCGCCAGGATCTAGAAACTGCGTGATTTCATATGCTTAGCAAAAGGATGAAAAGAACAGCGGTGCATTTACAGTTAAACTgttatttattcaatgacgacaaagaggacgaattattcttcATGTCccttttctgaaccaaaataattaACCTGTTTGAACTTTCTGCGCTTCCTGACatcaaccgacgcgtagtggctaagcctagaagccttgaaaatccagaagcattctgaaaatcagGCGCGTTTCATCggtaaaattttgtgctgcggaCATCTTTAGACAAAGCGGAAGCTTCGTGCGAATTTTGTTTGGCagagtgtagcggcaacgacgagttcgtgggGAAGTgagaggccgcttcggcaggcgcagccatattgtagaagcgggcggaagccTGACGCGGTCGCGCCTtgattggtccgcgctgatagcccacgttggccgcttccggccagcggctgaccgccggGCGTTGCTAAAAGCTTgcgtcatgatcgcggctgaccgcgtgattccgttggcgactgatgggtggaaagatggacgacactcgcggaaggaaaaaaatgtttttcgcacGTAATCTGCAGCGCCCGTCCGAAGTCATATCCTTTCATGGGCATTGGCTGAGACtgcgccgacagtacttatccgtatttccgaattaacagcgCTCTAATTAAAGAGTATTTAgtggcgagtttcggaggctgcgcaaaaatgagggtaggcagccgccaccgcgaCCGTCAACCCCTACCAGTCGGCGCCGCCGGCCGCcgcgccggtgatggcgccatttaggctttacccgcTCTTCCACAGTTTTATCTGGTTTCGTCTTCAGTCCCTGTTTaggacgtgcgcagcctctaactatgcggaggtgcttgTTTTTGGCCACGTGCTCTGTGCCAAGCTGCCCAGACGCGGCAGCGCGTAGTTCGAATTTTCCATAGCGAAAGCGACTCGATTTCGAATTAGCAGGCTCTTTTTATACACAGACCTCTACGCAGCTTGGCCAGACAAAGaagtgtagttcgaattatccgaaaatgTAAATTATCGAGGTTCAAATtcacgagctttcactgtaaagTCCTTTTTATTGAGTGGATTGGCTCTCATCAGTCTGACAACAATGAGAGTAATGCAATTAATTATTTACAAACCCACGGAATCACAAATGGGCCACAttctaaaaaaaaagggggggggggggttgatggtCACCTGTAATAGTGACTAAATGCATGCAGCTATGCAACAAGAACGAGTGATTTACCTGACAATGAAGCCACCTTTAGAGGAGAAAGCGGTGGATGTATTTTCGTCATCCCCTTAGAGATGGCTTTATTTGACAGTGTACCTGTGAGGCTCCTCTGGGCGAGGATTTCGTTGCCCCACAGGCACACTGCCAACTGTTTGCAGAATGTGGAGTCGCTGCCCAATTCCAGCAGGCGATTCCACGCAGCCACTGGCACACAACTCCCATGCCCAACATGGACCTGAAGATGAACACAGAGCACAGATGGTTTTAATACTGTTTTAAATGCAGAACTCACCCGACATGAAATGCCAACATAAACACACTTGCTAGTGATCTGACTTCTGATTGGAGATAAAAACCACTAAAAATTGTTCAGATTAAGGAACCAGTCTTAGATGCGTTTCCTGAGAAGCACTTTCACATTTTAATTTCCGCTCAAAGTAGCCAAGACACATTGCAGAGGTGGAGACAACAAATTTTTGGTTTGCATGTATTTTCTATCAAATACTGCACACTAGTTGCTTCCAAAAGTATGATACATGCTGCAGTACTCATATGTGTATggaaaaaatggtttggtttggcgtTACGGGGTTTTAGCGTcagaaagcaactcaggctatatggaacatcgtagtggagagcttcggaaatttctactacctgggCTTTTTGTAAATTTCATAATTACATCAGCACTGCAGAACAACAGCCCGGACTAGTTACATGGGCCCCAACAGTCAAGACACACTGACTGCTACACTGTCTGCACTCATTACGTGCGCTGTACCGGCGCCTTTAAAATATTAACATACATAGCCAGTACTGCAATATTTATTATCAAGTTAGCAAGGGCCAAAAGTGAGCTCTCAGGTCCAAGCGGGCTGCTTTGTTAGAAACCTAGGCACCGCACCTCGTGACTTGCAACCCTTTGGGAAAGAAGCCAGTCTCTGAAAGAGCCGTAGAATTATGGCAAATTAGTCAAGTTGGTATTTATTTGTGGTTAGCGAAGTTCTAAAAATAATATATAGCACAGCACATTCTGTTTTACATATCTGCAGCTGTGTTCCATGCTGTTTACAATACAATGAAAGACTGCAAAAGTTTTCTCCTGCATGCTTGGAATCCTAACTGCTCTACAGACCTTGTGACCTACCCAAATCATGCTGTGAAGAACAGTGGTAACTTATTGACTACTCTAATATTTTTATTCAGTTCAATTAAGATTTACACACTACGAAATTACAGGGCTAATTCATGTCTGAAGTTGCCACTGTTGTACAAAATACATATGGCACGGTGTAAGTTATGTGTTTCACCGTGGAAGATTACAGAAGTAAACACCAAACGACGTTGAGTATGAAGAAACACATAGAATCAAAACATTGCGTCTGCGCGTGGAATGCCATGAGCTAATAAAAACAGTAAACTCAAGAATAACTTGTGGTAAAATCACACATaatgacaaagaaaaattgaCTGCAAAGGGGTGACACTACTATCACTTGTTGATCAAAAACAGGTCTCTTTTTCTAGGAGAGCCAGAGGAGGCTCACTTGCACGGGTGTCAAGGCCAAGTTTGTGCATGTGTGCAGCTTCTAAAATCTCACGCTCAATTCTATACTTTCCCCTTAACCTTGGGGTAACAACCATTGCATTCCATGCAATGTCTGGGGAGATTAGCGCCAATTTCATCCTTCAGAGAGCGCAAATGCGGTCGCAGTCTATGATTGATACATGGTCAGTTTGGCGAACGTAAACTCTGCCACACTGCAGTGGAATCTGGTACACCACCTCAGTGGTGCGAGCGGCGCTGCACGGACCGTCCGCCACACGCCAGCAAAGTTGAGACAACTTGCAGGGGGCGGAGAAAAGAAGACGGATTCCCTGCTAAGCAGCCACCTTCTTCAGGTTATGTGCCATGTTATCCACATAGGGCAAAACCTCTAGCTTTCTTTGTGAAGGGGGGCTGCTTGCTTCCGCCGGTGCGTCTTGTCCCGCAGCTTCCACatcagcgattcagccactgcctGGAGGAGGGGTGGTAGAAAACTGTGGGATAAGATGCGCCGGAGGAAGCGAGCGGCCAGTGCAACTGCTCgtcac
Coding sequences within it:
- the LOC144094054 gene encoding uncharacterized protein LOC144094054 isoform X3, with amino-acid sequence MTGEVLTRDRFFVVEEFYAPVLSVGIFDARHKRVVFISLIVDPAPFPDLNIADEARLPKGPCWAWELCASGCVESPAGIGQRLHILQTVGSVPVGQRNPRPEEPHRFFPVPFDAERVLCQGAFKAAQEGRAVFSAEVL